Proteins encoded together in one Terriglobia bacterium window:
- a CDS encoding ATP-binding protein yields MIVDRHLALRWVVRLRHGLIVGEIALIAGLSYGLRIPMPLVWLGPALAVQALSNWLLNLEKGRLNWNAEHMVGGLFVLDTFCLTLILALSGGPANPFSLLYLVQITFSAVVLREWWTRGLGIISTLCFGLLFLVSRDVPAFHQHTEPGVVSVHLLGMWVAFASAALLISFFVGRLSAEILLMQKRLARNERLASLVTLAAGAAHEIATPLSTIAVTAKEMEHDAGVRLSDQRMQEDARLIRSQVERCRLILERMGAQGADPFGESPRVIGLEQLLMQVRENFPDERSRICIETDSRSAANCMIPVRAAVEALSALVKNALDASPNGHAVKLRAMRHAPESVRFLIRDEGIGMSAEIMERVAEPFFTTKAPGKGMGLGAFLAHLFAQTLGGNLSFESAPGRGCTAILELPDMTDARS; encoded by the coding sequence ATGATTGTCGATAGGCATCTGGCCTTGCGCTGGGTCGTCCGGCTACGGCATGGATTGATCGTGGGCGAGATCGCCCTGATCGCCGGTTTGTCGTACGGACTCCGAATTCCGATGCCGTTGGTATGGCTGGGGCCGGCTCTTGCCGTTCAAGCCTTGAGCAACTGGCTGCTCAACCTTGAGAAAGGGCGCCTTAACTGGAATGCGGAACATATGGTCGGCGGACTATTCGTGCTGGATACCTTCTGCCTGACGCTGATTCTCGCATTGAGTGGCGGTCCGGCGAATCCCTTCAGTCTCCTGTACCTCGTTCAGATTACCTTTTCCGCTGTGGTGCTGCGCGAGTGGTGGACGCGCGGGCTCGGTATCATTTCAACGCTCTGCTTCGGACTGCTGTTTCTGGTGTCACGGGACGTGCCGGCTTTCCATCAGCACACGGAGCCGGGCGTGGTTTCGGTTCATCTGCTCGGGATGTGGGTGGCGTTTGCGAGCGCCGCCTTGCTCATCAGCTTTTTCGTCGGCCGGCTGTCGGCCGAAATCCTGTTGATGCAGAAGCGCCTGGCCCGGAACGAACGGCTGGCATCGCTTGTAACGCTGGCTGCCGGAGCTGCCCACGAGATTGCAACTCCGCTTTCAACGATTGCCGTGACCGCAAAAGAAATGGAGCACGACGCGGGGGTTCGTCTTTCCGATCAGCGAATGCAGGAGGATGCGCGCCTGATCCGCTCTCAAGTGGAACGCTGCCGGTTGATTCTCGAGCGCATGGGCGCGCAAGGCGCGGATCCGTTTGGAGAGTCGCCCCGGGTCATCGGTTTGGAACAATTGCTCATGCAGGTGCGAGAGAACTTTCCGGACGAGCGCTCGCGCATTTGTATCGAGACGGATTCCCGAAGCGCGGCGAATTGTATGATCCCGGTTCGCGCCGCGGTCGAGGCATTGTCCGCTCTCGTGAAGAACGCCCTGGACGCCAGCCCGAACGGCCATGCGGTAAAGTTACGAGCCATGCGCCATGCTCCCGAGAGCGTGCGTTTTCTGATTCGTGATGAAGGTATCGGAATGAGCGCCGAGATCATGGAGCGCGTTGCAGAACCGTTCTTTACGACCAAGGCGCCGGGGAAGGGGATGGGACTCGGCGCATTTCTGGCCCACCTCTTTGCCCAGACTCTGGGCGGAAATTTATCGTTCGAATCGGCGCCCGGGCGCGGGTGTACGGCGATTCTCGAACTTCCGGATATGACCGATGCGCGATCCTGA
- a CDS encoding response regulator: MRDPDLTVLVVDDDPTFRNRLCRAFRDRDCEAYEAETAQATLDVARSVSPDLVLLDLKMPGLSGLDLIQDIKKVDSTIAVIILTGYGSIPTAMQALKLGADHYLGKPADAEQILAAYQDLASGSARKPAPTTVPSLARVEWEHIQRVLSDCSGNISQAAKLLGIHRRSLQRKLSKYPPAQ, from the coding sequence ATGCGCGATCCTGATTTAACAGTTCTCGTGGTCGACGACGATCCAACCTTTCGGAATCGCCTGTGCCGTGCGTTTCGCGATCGGGATTGCGAGGCCTACGAGGCGGAGACGGCACAAGCGACGCTGGACGTTGCACGCAGCGTAAGCCCCGATCTTGTTCTGCTGGATCTGAAAATGCCTGGGCTGAGCGGGCTCGATCTGATTCAAGACATCAAGAAGGTCGATTCCACGATTGCCGTTATCATTCTCACCGGTTACGGAAGTATTCCCACCGCAATGCAGGCCTTGAAGCTCGGCGCCGATCACTACCTGGGCAAACCTGCCGATGCGGAGCAGATTCTGGCCGCTTATCAGGACCTGGCATCCGGTTCAGCGCGGAAGCCGGCGCCGACAACGGTTCCGTCGCTCGCAAGGGTGGAGTGGGAACACATCCAGCGCGTGCTTTCAGATTGTTCCGGAAATATCAGCCAGGCAGCGAAGCTGCTAGGGATCCATCGCCGCTCGCTGCAGCGGAAATTGTCGAAGTATCCGCCGGCGCAGTAG